In Carettochelys insculpta isolate YL-2023 chromosome 21, ASM3395843v1, whole genome shotgun sequence, a single genomic region encodes these proteins:
- the PHPT1 gene encoding 14 kDa phosphohistidine phosphatase — protein MAASELSRIPGVDVDPDGVFKYVLVRVRPAGAREPARDIVRGYAWAEYHADIYDKTAAELEKQGYSCECLGGGRISHQSKEKKIHVYGYSVGFGRAKHSVSTKILKDKYPDYEITWADEGY, from the exons ATGGCGGCGTCGGAGCTGAGCCGCATCCCTGGCGTGGACGTCGACCCCGACGGCGTCTTTAAGTACGTGCTGGTCCGCGTGCGGCCGGCGGGGGCCCGCGAGCCCGCCAGGGACATCGTGCGGGGCTACGCCTGGGCCGAGTATCACG CTGACATTTATGACAAGACTGCGGCAGAGCTGGAGAAGCAAGGCTACAGCTGTGAGTGCCTGGGCGGGGGCAGGATCTCACACCAGAGCAAGGAGAAGAAGATCCACGTTTATGGCTATTCTGTG GGCTTTGGTCGAGCCAAACACTCTGTGTCCACCAAAATACTGAAAGATAAGTATCCAGACTACGAGATCACCTGGGCCGACGAAGGCTACTAA